A window of Hallerella porci genomic DNA:
GAGCTTCTTTGTTTTTTCAACGCTTAAACTGCGGTTTCTTTGGACATCTGCTCGTAGTAAGCATAACGTGCATCGACTTCTTTCTGGAGGTCGTCTGCAAGTTTTGCGGCTACTTCCGGCTTCGTACGGGTCAAAGCCTTGTAGCGGTTTTCCGTGTAGATGTATTCCTTCACCGGAATTGTCGGCTTCTTCGAATCGAGAATCAGCGGAGCCTTGCCTTCGGCAACGAGTTCCGGATTGTAACGGAGAAGTGTCCAGTAGCCAGAATCCACCGCCATCTTCTGGTGAGCGAGCTGATTATTCAAATCGAAACCGTGGTTAATGCACGGGCAGTATGCGATAATGAGCGACGGACCATCGTGAGCTTCCGCTTCTTGGAAGACCTTCAAAGTCTGGGCGTCATTTGCACCGATTGCCACGCGACCGACGTAAACGTTCTTATAGCTCATCGCGATAAGACCCAAGTCCTTCTTGCCTGCACGCTTACCAGCAGCAGCAAAGAGGGCAACCGCACCGCGGTTCGTCGATTTCGAAGCTTGTCCACCCGTGTTCGAATAGACTTCGGTATCGAGGACGAGAATGTTCACATTTTCGCCTGTAGCCATCACGTGATCAAGTCCACCGTAGCCGATATCGTATGCCCAACCATCGCCACCGATGATCCAAACGGATTTCTTGACCAAGTAGTCAGCAAATTCGTCTGCGAGGCTCTTTGCATCGTCGCCATCAACCTTAGCGAGTTCTGCTTTCAACTTCGCAACATTTTCACGCTGCGCTTGAATGCCCGCTTCGTCCTTCTGTTCTTGAGTCTTCAAAGCGTTCACGAGATCTGCCGGAAGCTTATCCGCGAGAGAATCGAGAAGATCCACAGCTTGCTTTGCATGCTTAGACACGCCGAGACGCAAACCGAGACCGAATTCTGCGTTATCTTCGAAGAGGCTATTTGCCCATGCCGGACCGCGACCTTCCTTGTTCTTTGCCCACGGTGTGGTCGGGAGGTTACCGCCATAAATTGAAGAGCAGCCGGTAGCGTTCGCAATCACCATGCGATCGCCGAAGAGTTGGCTTACGAGACGCACGTATGCAGTTTCACCGCAACCTGCGCAAGAGCCAGAGAATTCAAAGAGCGGTTCGAGAAGCATCGCTTGCTTCACCAAGCTCTTATTAACCTTTGTGCGGTCAAATTCCGGGAGATCCACAAAGAAGTCCCAGCACTTGCCTTCTTGCACCTTAATCGGTTCTTGCGGAACCATATTGATTGCTTTCTTGGTTTCGTCGGTCTTATCCTTACCGATGCAAGCCTGCGTACAAACGCCGCAACCAGTACAGTCGTAGCTCGAAACGGAGATGGTAAACATCGGCTTCGTCGAACCGTCGAGCTTGTAACCCTTAGCAGCCGTAGCCTTAAAGCCTTCCGGAGCATTAGCGAGAGCCGATTCGTCGACAACCTTAATACGAATTGCTGCGTGCGGGCAAACCATTGCGCACTTGCCGCACTGAACGCAGACATCCGGATTCCAGCTCGGAATAGCGAGAGCGAGGTCGCGTTTTTCGTACTTGGTCGTACCGGTCGGGAAAACGCCGTCGACAGGCATCTTCGAAACCGGAAGCTTTTCGCCGTTGCCGCGGATAATTTCTGCGGTCACTTCGTTCACAAATTTCGGAGCGTTTCCGTGAATCGCTTCGCGGAATTCCTTCTTGCTCGTTACTTGTGCCGGAACCTTCACTTCGTGGAGGTTTGCAAGAGAAGCATCGATAGCGTCCCAGTTCTTCTGAACGACTTCCATGCCTTTCTTCGCGTATGTCTTTTCGGCATATTTCTTAATGTACTTGATTGCGGTTTCGGAATCGAGCACGTTGCCGAGTTTCGAGAAGAAGCAAGTCTGCATCACCGTGTTAATGCGGCGACCCATACCGGTCTTTGCAGCGACTGCATAAGCGTCGATTACATAAACCTTCAAATTCTTCTTGATAATTTCTTCTTGCACCGGACGCGGGAAAGTATCCCAAACGGTTTCTGCAGAGTGCGGAGTGTTCACGAGGAATGTTGCACCGTCTTTTGCATACTTCAACATATCGACCGATTCGAGATGCGGTGTATGGTGGCATGCGACGAAGTCCGCTTGATTTTCTTCAATCAAATACGGCGCATCGATAATGCTCTTACCAAAACGCAAGTGCGAAGTTGTCATCGAACCCGATTTCTTCGAGTCGTAAACGAAGTAACCTTGAGCGTAGTTATCAGTTTCGTTACCGATAATCTTAATCGAGTTCTTATTCGCACCCACGGTACCGTCGGAACCGAGACCGAAGAACATCGCTTGGAAGAAATCGCTTTCCAGTTTGAAGTTCGGATCGACAGTGAGGCTTGTATGGCAAACATCATCGTTAATGCCCACGGTAAAGCGGGATTTCGGAGATTCCTTGGCAAGTTCGTCATAAACAGCCTTGACCATCGCCGGAGTAAATTCCTTCGACGAAAGACCATAGCGGCCACCGATTACGGTCGGAAGAGCGATAGTGCCCTTCATTGCAGCGCCAGAAACAGCGGTAATCACATCTTCCAAAAGCGGTTCGCCTGCAGAACCCGGTTCCTTCGAACGGTCGAGAACTGCAATTTTCTTTGCGGTTTTCGGAAGAGCGTTAACGAGTTGTTCCATCGGGAACGGGCGGAACAAACGGATAATTGCAACGCCGACTTTTTCGCCTTTCTTATTCAAGTAAGCGACGGTATCTTTAATCGTTGATGCGGCAGAGCCCATCACCACGATCACGCGGTCAGCATCGGCTGCGCCCACATAATCGACCAAGTGATATTGACGACCGGTGAAGCTTGCAACCTTGTCCATATACTTTTGAACAATCGCCGGATAAGCTTCGTAGTATTTGTTCACCGTTTCGCGACCCTGGAAGTAAACGTCCGGGTTTTGTGCGGTACCGCGCATAGTCGGGCGATCCGGTGTGAGAGCGCGTTCGCGGCAAGCCTTCACATACTTGTCATCGATTACTTGACGAATCACGCCGTCATCGAGAGATTCGATTTTCATCACTTCGTGAGAAGTGCGGAAACCATCAAAGAAATGCATCGTCGGAATGCGGCCTTCGAGAGTCGAAGCATGCGCGACGAGAGCTAAATCTTGGCATTCCTGAACCGAAGAAGAGCAAAGCATCGCAAAGCCAGTCTGACGGCAAGCCATCACGTCAGAATGGTCGCCAAAAATAGAAAGACCCTGTGCGGCAAGCGAACGGGCGGTTACATGGAAAACGGTCGGGGTGAGTTCACCCGCGATTTTGTACATATTCGGAATCATCAAGAGAAGACCTTGAGATGCCGTAAAAGTGGTCGTCAATGCGCCAGCCTGAAGAGCACCGTGCACTGTACCAGCGGCACCGCCTTCGGACTGCATTTCAAACACGCGAGGAACCTGACCCCAAATATTCTTCTTGCCGGCAGCGCTCCAGTTGTCTGCGTGCTCGGCCATCGGACTAGACGGTGTAATCGGGTAGATAGCTGCAACTTCGCTTACTTGAAAAGCGACGTTCGCAGTTGCTTCGTTGCCGTCAACCGCAATCATCTTCTTTGCCATAGAAATCTCCAGAAATAAGTAAACATCTCAATACAAAACGGTTTTTCGAGATATTCGCCATCAAAATTATATAATTATCGGTTATAAAAAACGAAAAAAAGCAAAAAAATTGATAAAGAGCCCATTTTCCGTTCGACAAAAATTTAAAAACGACGACATTTTATGCAAAAATGGCATTTTGGCAGTTTCAGCAAAGTAAATTTCGTTGTTTTTACTTTCAAAATGTTAAAATTTTATTCAAAAGAAATTTTTCCGAGGCGATTACAACCTTTTTTATTCTCAAATTCTAATTTATAAAAGAAATTTTGGAGATTCTTATGAAAGATTTTGCAAAAGAATATCACGCGAAGCATCTCGGAAATTGCGCTATGTCGGTCGCAGCGGCTTGGTTAAATGCCCACGGCGGCGATCCTGCAGAAGTTGAAAAATTTAAAGCTTGCGGAGCGGGCCACGCTCCCGGCGGACTTTGTGGCGCATTATACGCCGCCATTCAATAC
This region includes:
- the nifJ gene encoding pyruvate:ferredoxin (flavodoxin) oxidoreductase, translated to MAKKMIAVDGNEATANVAFQVSEVAAIYPITPSSPMAEHADNWSAAGKKNIWGQVPRVFEMQSEGGAAGTVHGALQAGALTTTFTASQGLLLMIPNMYKIAGELTPTVFHVTARSLAAQGLSIFGDHSDVMACRQTGFAMLCSSSVQECQDLALVAHASTLEGRIPTMHFFDGFRTSHEVMKIESLDDGVIRQVIDDKYVKACRERALTPDRPTMRGTAQNPDVYFQGRETVNKYYEAYPAIVQKYMDKVASFTGRQYHLVDYVGAADADRVIVVMGSAASTIKDTVAYLNKKGEKVGVAIIRLFRPFPMEQLVNALPKTAKKIAVLDRSKEPGSAGEPLLEDVITAVSGAAMKGTIALPTVIGGRYGLSSKEFTPAMVKAVYDELAKESPKSRFTVGINDDVCHTSLTVDPNFKLESDFFQAMFFGLGSDGTVGANKNSIKIIGNETDNYAQGYFVYDSKKSGSMTTSHLRFGKSIIDAPYLIEENQADFVACHHTPHLESVDMLKYAKDGATFLVNTPHSAETVWDTFPRPVQEEIIKKNLKVYVIDAYAVAAKTGMGRRINTVMQTCFFSKLGNVLDSETAIKYIKKYAEKTYAKKGMEVVQKNWDAIDASLANLHEVKVPAQVTSKKEFREAIHGNAPKFVNEVTAEIIRGNGEKLPVSKMPVDGVFPTGTTKYEKRDLALAIPSWNPDVCVQCGKCAMVCPHAAIRIKVVDESALANAPEGFKATAAKGYKLDGSTKPMFTISVSSYDCTGCGVCTQACIGKDKTDETKKAINMVPQEPIKVQEGKCWDFFVDLPEFDRTKVNKSLVKQAMLLEPLFEFSGSCAGCGETAYVRLVSQLFGDRMVIANATGCSSIYGGNLPTTPWAKNKEGRGPAWANSLFEDNAEFGLGLRLGVSKHAKQAVDLLDSLADKLPADLVNALKTQEQKDEAGIQAQRENVAKLKAELAKVDGDDAKSLADEFADYLVKKSVWIIGGDGWAYDIGYGGLDHVMATGENVNILVLDTEVYSNTGGQASKSTNRGAVALFAAAGKRAGKKDLGLIAMSYKNVYVGRVAIGANDAQTLKVFQEAEAHDGPSLIIAYCPCINHGFDLNNQLAHQKMAVDSGYWTLLRYNPELVAEGKAPLILDSKKPTIPVKEYIYTENRYKALTRTKPEVAAKLADDLQKEVDARYAYYEQMSKETAV